In Vespa velutina chromosome 14, iVesVel2.1, whole genome shotgun sequence, one DNA window encodes the following:
- the LOC124954069 gene encoding serine protease filzig isoform X2 — MATGTNLCLFFTFLVSTSAISVSNASQNKGRRLFGGYRIVPKVCQPTIPSRTKSEEPAICMFNYECTRRNGQVVGACMDGFLFGACCQLPSKNIINEPLEKIPNKENILNFEEIDHVPDIPILLNPDGTPIGMSIPQQISNTIKTDSSGVSNHLGEEEISYTKITTFDSNPSTSESHSNDELENAEKPQVTPLQPGISQLEDDFPALLGQQTILDSLQLPGLLSYTDKNNNAQTHNNPIVENPLATLLSPDQVLQIADPVDQLPALFSQGLSYNNHSSADTILLNENGTMLNETHNPDELFKPTTDSSINRFTDNKIVTSNWNMEERTKATTTVQSTQSLTERTRVHEGSTKSTQWVKFPDQFTSTTTEMPITFTDFKSSNFNMESTVATQTYTNTQKVLNVTPNSGLSGTFDNTSTTDEKLTKHKETEVESTVKRVATTPMTATNGDKDMIRVPTITYEVQSGNKKDDILDKEEIAINHIISILNDTTPGAETTVTMQGPISIAHNWVNKDDTSKPSLIKISSLKPTSTKPSTFKPSIHGSTLKISTLQSSTLKPTITTLSTATPIFYKPIQPSTYYNYETIPTETNYPTYSTSNSYSSRPPSTPLTYGSSSSFAYSSRPTTNPPAPTVIVLGPLGTEYVTQTTQKSLITKKPSNGSSKPIFVSTRPTSSTIRPVNNASTKKPSVSTMITHNISTVISNVDTNSNHVVSTSYITVNLKDTTSTKLPDNIETTTEAFVPETSLEERMTTRRPTTWTAALSWSKKPSFHLKPSTLNVVSSENTPGVTIVLKSTTPSSPIAAPIVHCDDETPAPDDLVNFPPVRNPNLNISMPLSQQEKPTIVETFNHTGYPNIDIISENDIPTPTFIEDALLTNKVDSFVNKIVESLQSNFQDLKDIVYNRANGSTTSTTTTTSVTKRPITTVAGNTTKKPIRRPSTTVKPSQVTTKRPVTTKRPNVRPSTSRPSSGEKPRPSKPTTLKPRPSVTTPTVTTKRPQVTTKRTKPNRKPSTVPTTTAEPILQEEVEEVSIDTTQTSALNVATTLASDFRTQCGVKPLIKTGRIVGGKGAQFGEWPWQVLVREATWLGLFTKNKCGGVLITDKYVITAAHCQPGFLASLVAVFGEFDISGELESKRSVTKNVRRVIVNRGYDPATFENDLALLELESPVQFDSHIVPICMPDDNVDFTGRMATVTGWGRLKYNGGVPSVLQEVQVPIMENSVCQEMFQTAGHSKLILESFLCAGYANGQKDSCEGDSGGPLVMERPDGRWMLVGTVSHGIKCAAPYLPGVYMRTTYFKPWLHSITGV; from the exons ATGGCTACTGGAACTAATCTTTGTCTATTTTTCACCTTCCTGGTTTCGACGTCTGCCATCTCGGTTTCCAATGCATCTCAAAACAAAG GTCGAAGATTGTTCGGGGGTTACAGAATAGTGCCGAAGGTTTGCCAGCCGACGATTCCCTCACGAACGAAATCGGAGGAACCAGCAATTTGCATGTTCAATTACGAATGCACACGTCGGAACGGCCAAGTAGTCGGCGCCTGTATGGATGGTTTCCTCTTTGGCGCGTGTTGTCAATTAccatcgaaaaatataattaacgaaCCTTTGGAGAAAATACCCAATAAGGAGAACATATTGAATTTCGAGGAGATCGATCACGTGCCAGATATTCCAATTCTTTTAAATCCGGATGGTACACCGATCGGCATGTCGATCCCGCAACAGATTAGTAACACCATAAAAACCGATTCCTCTGGGGTATCGAATCATCTCGGCGAGGAAGAGATATCTTACACGAAAATAACGACGTTCGACTCTAATCCATCGACTTCCGAATCACATAGTAATGATGAATTGGAGAATGCAGAGAAGCCTCAGGTAACTCCGTTACAACCAGGTATAAGTCAGCTGGAAGATGATTTTCCTGCACTTCTCGGACAACAAACCATCCTGGATAGCTTACAACTTCCAGGATTACTCTCTTATACGGACAAAAACAACAATGCTCAGACTCATAATAATCCCATTGTCGAGAATCCACTTGCAACGTTGCTGAGTCCGGATCAAGTACTTCAAATCGCTGATCCGGTCGATCAGTTACCAGCTTTGTTCTCTCAGGGATTGAGTTATAACAATCATAGTTCTGCCGATACGATATTACTCAATGAGAATGGTACCATGTTAAATGAGACGCATAATCCGGATGAATTGTTTAAGCCTACCACGGATTCCTCGATCAATCGTTTTAcggataataaaattgttacttCCAATTGGAATATGGAGGAAAGAACGAAGGCAACGACGACGGTGCAAAGTACACAGTCATTGACCGAACGGACAAGAGTACACGAAGGTAGCACAAAGTCCACGCAATGGGTGAAATTCCCTGATCAATTTACTTCCACGACAACCGAAATGCCAATCACGTTCACTGACTTTAAATCCTCTAATTTCAACATGGAATCAACTGTTGCAACCCAAACATACACGAACACGCAAAAGGTCTTGAACGTGACACCTAACTCGGGTTTGAGCGGTACTTTTGACAATACAAGCACGACAGATGAGAAACTAACGAAGCACAAAGAAACGGAAGTTGAGAGTACGGTTAAACGCGTGGCCACAACTCCGATGACCGCGACAAATGGCGACAAAGATATGATAAGAGTACCGACGATTACTTACGAGGTTCAATCGGGCAACAAGAAGGACGATATACTTGACAAAGAGGAAATAGCGATCaatcatattatttctatcttgaACGACACTACACCAGGAGCAGAGACGACAGTCACCATGCAAGGGCCTATATCTATCGCTCACAATTGGGTGAACAAAGACGATACTTCGAAACCTTCATTGATCAAGATCTCCTCTTTGAAACCTACCAGTACGAAACCATCGACGTTCAAACCTTCGATACACGGTTCTACTTTAAAGATATCCACGTTACAATCTTCCACGTTAAAGCCTACGATCACTACGTTATCCACAGCAACTCCTATCTTCTATAAACCAATACAACCATCTACATATTACAATTACGAAACCATTCCTACGGAGACTAATTACCCTACCTACTCTACGTCCAATTCGTATTCCTCGAGACCTCCATCAACCCCATTAACTTATGGATCGTCCAGCAGCTTTGCATATTCTTCGAGACCAACCACAAATCCTCCGGCACCGACCGTGATAGTTTTGGGTCCGCTCGGCACGGAATACGTCACCCAAACTACACAAAAATCTTTGATAACTAAGAAACCATCTAATGGATCGAGTAAGCCAATCTTTGTTTCGACCAGGCCTACTTCTTCAACGATTAGACCTGTTAATAATGCTAGCACGAAAAAACCGAGTGTCTCTACTATGATCACTCACAACATCAGCACTGTCATATCCAACGTCGATACCAACAGCAATCACGTAGTTTCTACTAGTTATATCACGGTTAATCTCAAAGATACCACTAGTACGAAATTACCTGATAATATCGAGACTACGACCGAAGCTTTTGTACCCGAAACGAGTCTGGAAGAAAGGATGACCACAAGAAGACCTACTACATGGACGGCTGCACTGTCCTGGTCCAAAAAGCCAAGTTTCCATTTGAAACCTTCGACTCTTAACGTTGTTTCCTCGGAAAATACTCCAGgcgttactatcgttttaaAATCTACAACTCCGTCATCACCAATTGCAGCACCCATTGTCCATTGTGACGACGAAACACCGGCACCTGACGATCTCGTCAACTTCCCACCCGTTAGAAATcctaatttaaatatttcaatgccCTTGTCTCAACAAGAAAAGCCAACGATCGTCGAGACTTTCAATCATACAGGCTATCCAAATATCGACATCATCAGTGAGAATGATATACCAACTCCCACGTTCATCGAAGATGCTCTACTCACAAACAAAGTCGATAGCTTCGTAAACAAGATCGTCGAGTCTCTGCAGAGTAACTTTCAG GATCTCAAAGACATCGTCTACAATCGCGCTAACGGATCGACGACGtcaacgacgactacgacgtcGGTAACGAAGAGGCCAATCACCACAGTTGCTGGTAATACGACGAAAAAACCTATTAGAAGACCATCAACGACTGTCAAACCGTCACAGGTTACGACTAAAAGACCTGTTACTACGAAAAGACCTAATGTACGACCAAGCACGTCGAGACCATCTTCCGGTGAGAAACCTCGTCCATCGAAACCTACGACCTTGAAACCGAGACCATCTGTGACAACGCCCACGGTTACTACGAAGAGACCCCAGGTCACTACAAAACGTACGAAACCAAACAGAAAGCCAAGCACTGTACCTACAACTACGGCCGAGCCGATTCTCCAAGAGGAGGTAGAAGAGGTTTCGATCGATACAACGCAAACCAGTGCCTTGAATGTCGCGACCACCCTAGCATCGGATTTTCGTACAC AATGCGGGGTAAAACCTCTAATCAAGACAGGTAGAATAGTTGGTGGAAAGGGTGCACAGTTTGGAGAATGGCCGTGGCAGGTATTGGTTCGGGAAGCCACGTGGCTAGgactttttacaaaaaataaatgcgGTGGTGTTCTTATCACGGACAAATACGTCATCACTGCGGCACATTGTCAGCCAGG ATTTTTAGCATCCCTCGTAGCGGTTTTCGGTGAATTTGATATATCGGGAGAGTTGGAATCGAAGCGTAGCGTAACGAAGAACGTACGTCGAGTTATCGTTAACAGGGGATACGATCCAGCGACCTTCGAAAATGATTTGGCCCTTCTCGAATTGGAATCACCGGTGCAATTCGATTCTCACATCGTACCAATTTGCATGCCCGACGATAACGTCGATTTTACAGGCAGAATGGCTACGGTTACCGGTTGGGGTAGATTGAAGTACA ACGGTGGTGTACCATCGGTATTGCAAGAGGTCCAAGTGCCGATCATGGAGAATTCCGTTTGTCAAGAAATGTTCCAAACGGCTGGacattcaaaattaattttagagAGTTTCTTGTGCGCTGGATATGCCAATGGTCAAAAGGATTCTTGCGAG GGTGACAGCGGTGGTCCACTGGTAATGGAACGACCCGATGGTAGATGGATGTTAGTTGGCACGGTATCTCATGGGATTAAATGTGCCGCACCGTATCTGCCTGGTGTTTATATGAGAACCACTTATTTCAAGCCATGGTTGCATAGTATCACTGGAGTTTGA
- the LOC124954069 gene encoding serine protease filzig isoform X1 translates to MATGTNLCLFFTFLVSTSAISVSNASQNKAGRRLFGGYRIVPKVCQPTIPSRTKSEEPAICMFNYECTRRNGQVVGACMDGFLFGACCQLPSKNIINEPLEKIPNKENILNFEEIDHVPDIPILLNPDGTPIGMSIPQQISNTIKTDSSGVSNHLGEEEISYTKITTFDSNPSTSESHSNDELENAEKPQVTPLQPGISQLEDDFPALLGQQTILDSLQLPGLLSYTDKNNNAQTHNNPIVENPLATLLSPDQVLQIADPVDQLPALFSQGLSYNNHSSADTILLNENGTMLNETHNPDELFKPTTDSSINRFTDNKIVTSNWNMEERTKATTTVQSTQSLTERTRVHEGSTKSTQWVKFPDQFTSTTTEMPITFTDFKSSNFNMESTVATQTYTNTQKVLNVTPNSGLSGTFDNTSTTDEKLTKHKETEVESTVKRVATTPMTATNGDKDMIRVPTITYEVQSGNKKDDILDKEEIAINHIISILNDTTPGAETTVTMQGPISIAHNWVNKDDTSKPSLIKISSLKPTSTKPSTFKPSIHGSTLKISTLQSSTLKPTITTLSTATPIFYKPIQPSTYYNYETIPTETNYPTYSTSNSYSSRPPSTPLTYGSSSSFAYSSRPTTNPPAPTVIVLGPLGTEYVTQTTQKSLITKKPSNGSSKPIFVSTRPTSSTIRPVNNASTKKPSVSTMITHNISTVISNVDTNSNHVVSTSYITVNLKDTTSTKLPDNIETTTEAFVPETSLEERMTTRRPTTWTAALSWSKKPSFHLKPSTLNVVSSENTPGVTIVLKSTTPSSPIAAPIVHCDDETPAPDDLVNFPPVRNPNLNISMPLSQQEKPTIVETFNHTGYPNIDIISENDIPTPTFIEDALLTNKVDSFVNKIVESLQSNFQDLKDIVYNRANGSTTSTTTTTSVTKRPITTVAGNTTKKPIRRPSTTVKPSQVTTKRPVTTKRPNVRPSTSRPSSGEKPRPSKPTTLKPRPSVTTPTVTTKRPQVTTKRTKPNRKPSTVPTTTAEPILQEEVEEVSIDTTQTSALNVATTLASDFRTQCGVKPLIKTGRIVGGKGAQFGEWPWQVLVREATWLGLFTKNKCGGVLITDKYVITAAHCQPGFLASLVAVFGEFDISGELESKRSVTKNVRRVIVNRGYDPATFENDLALLELESPVQFDSHIVPICMPDDNVDFTGRMATVTGWGRLKYNGGVPSVLQEVQVPIMENSVCQEMFQTAGHSKLILESFLCAGYANGQKDSCEGDSGGPLVMERPDGRWMLVGTVSHGIKCAAPYLPGVYMRTTYFKPWLHSITGV, encoded by the exons ATGGCTACTGGAACTAATCTTTGTCTATTTTTCACCTTCCTGGTTTCGACGTCTGCCATCTCGGTTTCCAATGCATCTCAAAACAAAG CAGGTCGAAGATTGTTCGGGGGTTACAGAATAGTGCCGAAGGTTTGCCAGCCGACGATTCCCTCACGAACGAAATCGGAGGAACCAGCAATTTGCATGTTCAATTACGAATGCACACGTCGGAACGGCCAAGTAGTCGGCGCCTGTATGGATGGTTTCCTCTTTGGCGCGTGTTGTCAATTAccatcgaaaaatataattaacgaaCCTTTGGAGAAAATACCCAATAAGGAGAACATATTGAATTTCGAGGAGATCGATCACGTGCCAGATATTCCAATTCTTTTAAATCCGGATGGTACACCGATCGGCATGTCGATCCCGCAACAGATTAGTAACACCATAAAAACCGATTCCTCTGGGGTATCGAATCATCTCGGCGAGGAAGAGATATCTTACACGAAAATAACGACGTTCGACTCTAATCCATCGACTTCCGAATCACATAGTAATGATGAATTGGAGAATGCAGAGAAGCCTCAGGTAACTCCGTTACAACCAGGTATAAGTCAGCTGGAAGATGATTTTCCTGCACTTCTCGGACAACAAACCATCCTGGATAGCTTACAACTTCCAGGATTACTCTCTTATACGGACAAAAACAACAATGCTCAGACTCATAATAATCCCATTGTCGAGAATCCACTTGCAACGTTGCTGAGTCCGGATCAAGTACTTCAAATCGCTGATCCGGTCGATCAGTTACCAGCTTTGTTCTCTCAGGGATTGAGTTATAACAATCATAGTTCTGCCGATACGATATTACTCAATGAGAATGGTACCATGTTAAATGAGACGCATAATCCGGATGAATTGTTTAAGCCTACCACGGATTCCTCGATCAATCGTTTTAcggataataaaattgttacttCCAATTGGAATATGGAGGAAAGAACGAAGGCAACGACGACGGTGCAAAGTACACAGTCATTGACCGAACGGACAAGAGTACACGAAGGTAGCACAAAGTCCACGCAATGGGTGAAATTCCCTGATCAATTTACTTCCACGACAACCGAAATGCCAATCACGTTCACTGACTTTAAATCCTCTAATTTCAACATGGAATCAACTGTTGCAACCCAAACATACACGAACACGCAAAAGGTCTTGAACGTGACACCTAACTCGGGTTTGAGCGGTACTTTTGACAATACAAGCACGACAGATGAGAAACTAACGAAGCACAAAGAAACGGAAGTTGAGAGTACGGTTAAACGCGTGGCCACAACTCCGATGACCGCGACAAATGGCGACAAAGATATGATAAGAGTACCGACGATTACTTACGAGGTTCAATCGGGCAACAAGAAGGACGATATACTTGACAAAGAGGAAATAGCGATCaatcatattatttctatcttgaACGACACTACACCAGGAGCAGAGACGACAGTCACCATGCAAGGGCCTATATCTATCGCTCACAATTGGGTGAACAAAGACGATACTTCGAAACCTTCATTGATCAAGATCTCCTCTTTGAAACCTACCAGTACGAAACCATCGACGTTCAAACCTTCGATACACGGTTCTACTTTAAAGATATCCACGTTACAATCTTCCACGTTAAAGCCTACGATCACTACGTTATCCACAGCAACTCCTATCTTCTATAAACCAATACAACCATCTACATATTACAATTACGAAACCATTCCTACGGAGACTAATTACCCTACCTACTCTACGTCCAATTCGTATTCCTCGAGACCTCCATCAACCCCATTAACTTATGGATCGTCCAGCAGCTTTGCATATTCTTCGAGACCAACCACAAATCCTCCGGCACCGACCGTGATAGTTTTGGGTCCGCTCGGCACGGAATACGTCACCCAAACTACACAAAAATCTTTGATAACTAAGAAACCATCTAATGGATCGAGTAAGCCAATCTTTGTTTCGACCAGGCCTACTTCTTCAACGATTAGACCTGTTAATAATGCTAGCACGAAAAAACCGAGTGTCTCTACTATGATCACTCACAACATCAGCACTGTCATATCCAACGTCGATACCAACAGCAATCACGTAGTTTCTACTAGTTATATCACGGTTAATCTCAAAGATACCACTAGTACGAAATTACCTGATAATATCGAGACTACGACCGAAGCTTTTGTACCCGAAACGAGTCTGGAAGAAAGGATGACCACAAGAAGACCTACTACATGGACGGCTGCACTGTCCTGGTCCAAAAAGCCAAGTTTCCATTTGAAACCTTCGACTCTTAACGTTGTTTCCTCGGAAAATACTCCAGgcgttactatcgttttaaAATCTACAACTCCGTCATCACCAATTGCAGCACCCATTGTCCATTGTGACGACGAAACACCGGCACCTGACGATCTCGTCAACTTCCCACCCGTTAGAAATcctaatttaaatatttcaatgccCTTGTCTCAACAAGAAAAGCCAACGATCGTCGAGACTTTCAATCATACAGGCTATCCAAATATCGACATCATCAGTGAGAATGATATACCAACTCCCACGTTCATCGAAGATGCTCTACTCACAAACAAAGTCGATAGCTTCGTAAACAAGATCGTCGAGTCTCTGCAGAGTAACTTTCAG GATCTCAAAGACATCGTCTACAATCGCGCTAACGGATCGACGACGtcaacgacgactacgacgtcGGTAACGAAGAGGCCAATCACCACAGTTGCTGGTAATACGACGAAAAAACCTATTAGAAGACCATCAACGACTGTCAAACCGTCACAGGTTACGACTAAAAGACCTGTTACTACGAAAAGACCTAATGTACGACCAAGCACGTCGAGACCATCTTCCGGTGAGAAACCTCGTCCATCGAAACCTACGACCTTGAAACCGAGACCATCTGTGACAACGCCCACGGTTACTACGAAGAGACCCCAGGTCACTACAAAACGTACGAAACCAAACAGAAAGCCAAGCACTGTACCTACAACTACGGCCGAGCCGATTCTCCAAGAGGAGGTAGAAGAGGTTTCGATCGATACAACGCAAACCAGTGCCTTGAATGTCGCGACCACCCTAGCATCGGATTTTCGTACAC AATGCGGGGTAAAACCTCTAATCAAGACAGGTAGAATAGTTGGTGGAAAGGGTGCACAGTTTGGAGAATGGCCGTGGCAGGTATTGGTTCGGGAAGCCACGTGGCTAGgactttttacaaaaaataaatgcgGTGGTGTTCTTATCACGGACAAATACGTCATCACTGCGGCACATTGTCAGCCAGG ATTTTTAGCATCCCTCGTAGCGGTTTTCGGTGAATTTGATATATCGGGAGAGTTGGAATCGAAGCGTAGCGTAACGAAGAACGTACGTCGAGTTATCGTTAACAGGGGATACGATCCAGCGACCTTCGAAAATGATTTGGCCCTTCTCGAATTGGAATCACCGGTGCAATTCGATTCTCACATCGTACCAATTTGCATGCCCGACGATAACGTCGATTTTACAGGCAGAATGGCTACGGTTACCGGTTGGGGTAGATTGAAGTACA ACGGTGGTGTACCATCGGTATTGCAAGAGGTCCAAGTGCCGATCATGGAGAATTCCGTTTGTCAAGAAATGTTCCAAACGGCTGGacattcaaaattaattttagagAGTTTCTTGTGCGCTGGATATGCCAATGGTCAAAAGGATTCTTGCGAG GGTGACAGCGGTGGTCCACTGGTAATGGAACGACCCGATGGTAGATGGATGTTAGTTGGCACGGTATCTCATGGGATTAAATGTGCCGCACCGTATCTGCCTGGTGTTTATATGAGAACCACTTATTTCAAGCCATGGTTGCATAGTATCACTGGAGTTTGA
- the LOC124954069 gene encoding mucin-12 isoform X3 yields the protein MATGTNLCLFFTFLVSTSAISVSNASQNKAGRRLFGGYRIVPKVCQPTIPSRTKSEEPAICMFNYECTRRNGQVVGACMDGFLFGACCQLPSKNIINEPLEKIPNKENILNFEEIDHVPDIPILLNPDGTPIGMSIPQQISNTIKTDSSGVSNHLGEEEISYTKITTFDSNPSTSESHSNDELENAEKPQVTPLQPGISQLEDDFPALLGQQTILDSLQLPGLLSYTDKNNNAQTHNNPIVENPLATLLSPDQVLQIADPVDQLPALFSQGLSYNNHSSADTILLNENGTMLNETHNPDELFKPTTDSSINRFTDNKIVTSNWNMEERTKATTTVQSTQSLTERTRVHEGSTKSTQWVKFPDQFTSTTTEMPITFTDFKSSNFNMESTVATQTYTNTQKVLNVTPNSGLSGTFDNTSTTDEKLTKHKETEVESTVKRVATTPMTATNGDKDMIRVPTITYEVQSGNKKDDILDKEEIAINHIISILNDTTPGAETTVTMQGPISIAHNWVNKDDTSKPSLIKISSLKPTSTKPSTFKPSIHGSTLKISTLQSSTLKPTITTLSTATPIFYKPIQPSTYYNYETIPTETNYPTYSTSNSYSSRPPSTPLTYGSSSSFAYSSRPTTNPPAPTVIVLGPLGTEYVTQTTQKSLITKKPSNGSSKPIFVSTRPTSSTIRPVNNASTKKPSVSTMITHNISTVISNVDTNSNHVVSTSYITVNLKDTTSTKLPDNIETTTEAFVPETSLEERMTTRRPTTWTAALSWSKKPSFHLKPSTLNVVSSENTPGVTIVLKSTTPSSPIAAPIVHCDDETPAPDDLVNFPPVRNPNLNISMPLSQQEKPTIVETFNHTGYPNIDIISENDIPTPTFIEDALLTNKVDSFVNKIVESLQSNFQDLKDIVYNRANGSTTSTTTTTSVTKRPITTVAGNTTKKPIRRPSTTVKPSQVTTKRPVTTKRPNVRPSTSRPSSGEKPRPSKPTTLKPRPSVTTPTVTTKRPQVTTKRTKPNRKPSTVPTTTAEPILQEEVEEVSIDTTQTSALNVATTLASDFRTHIFYQQNAG from the exons ATGGCTACTGGAACTAATCTTTGTCTATTTTTCACCTTCCTGGTTTCGACGTCTGCCATCTCGGTTTCCAATGCATCTCAAAACAAAG CAGGTCGAAGATTGTTCGGGGGTTACAGAATAGTGCCGAAGGTTTGCCAGCCGACGATTCCCTCACGAACGAAATCGGAGGAACCAGCAATTTGCATGTTCAATTACGAATGCACACGTCGGAACGGCCAAGTAGTCGGCGCCTGTATGGATGGTTTCCTCTTTGGCGCGTGTTGTCAATTAccatcgaaaaatataattaacgaaCCTTTGGAGAAAATACCCAATAAGGAGAACATATTGAATTTCGAGGAGATCGATCACGTGCCAGATATTCCAATTCTTTTAAATCCGGATGGTACACCGATCGGCATGTCGATCCCGCAACAGATTAGTAACACCATAAAAACCGATTCCTCTGGGGTATCGAATCATCTCGGCGAGGAAGAGATATCTTACACGAAAATAACGACGTTCGACTCTAATCCATCGACTTCCGAATCACATAGTAATGATGAATTGGAGAATGCAGAGAAGCCTCAGGTAACTCCGTTACAACCAGGTATAAGTCAGCTGGAAGATGATTTTCCTGCACTTCTCGGACAACAAACCATCCTGGATAGCTTACAACTTCCAGGATTACTCTCTTATACGGACAAAAACAACAATGCTCAGACTCATAATAATCCCATTGTCGAGAATCCACTTGCAACGTTGCTGAGTCCGGATCAAGTACTTCAAATCGCTGATCCGGTCGATCAGTTACCAGCTTTGTTCTCTCAGGGATTGAGTTATAACAATCATAGTTCTGCCGATACGATATTACTCAATGAGAATGGTACCATGTTAAATGAGACGCATAATCCGGATGAATTGTTTAAGCCTACCACGGATTCCTCGATCAATCGTTTTAcggataataaaattgttacttCCAATTGGAATATGGAGGAAAGAACGAAGGCAACGACGACGGTGCAAAGTACACAGTCATTGACCGAACGGACAAGAGTACACGAAGGTAGCACAAAGTCCACGCAATGGGTGAAATTCCCTGATCAATTTACTTCCACGACAACCGAAATGCCAATCACGTTCACTGACTTTAAATCCTCTAATTTCAACATGGAATCAACTGTTGCAACCCAAACATACACGAACACGCAAAAGGTCTTGAACGTGACACCTAACTCGGGTTTGAGCGGTACTTTTGACAATACAAGCACGACAGATGAGAAACTAACGAAGCACAAAGAAACGGAAGTTGAGAGTACGGTTAAACGCGTGGCCACAACTCCGATGACCGCGACAAATGGCGACAAAGATATGATAAGAGTACCGACGATTACTTACGAGGTTCAATCGGGCAACAAGAAGGACGATATACTTGACAAAGAGGAAATAGCGATCaatcatattatttctatcttgaACGACACTACACCAGGAGCAGAGACGACAGTCACCATGCAAGGGCCTATATCTATCGCTCACAATTGGGTGAACAAAGACGATACTTCGAAACCTTCATTGATCAAGATCTCCTCTTTGAAACCTACCAGTACGAAACCATCGACGTTCAAACCTTCGATACACGGTTCTACTTTAAAGATATCCACGTTACAATCTTCCACGTTAAAGCCTACGATCACTACGTTATCCACAGCAACTCCTATCTTCTATAAACCAATACAACCATCTACATATTACAATTACGAAACCATTCCTACGGAGACTAATTACCCTACCTACTCTACGTCCAATTCGTATTCCTCGAGACCTCCATCAACCCCATTAACTTATGGATCGTCCAGCAGCTTTGCATATTCTTCGAGACCAACCACAAATCCTCCGGCACCGACCGTGATAGTTTTGGGTCCGCTCGGCACGGAATACGTCACCCAAACTACACAAAAATCTTTGATAACTAAGAAACCATCTAATGGATCGAGTAAGCCAATCTTTGTTTCGACCAGGCCTACTTCTTCAACGATTAGACCTGTTAATAATGCTAGCACGAAAAAACCGAGTGTCTCTACTATGATCACTCACAACATCAGCACTGTCATATCCAACGTCGATACCAACAGCAATCACGTAGTTTCTACTAGTTATATCACGGTTAATCTCAAAGATACCACTAGTACGAAATTACCTGATAATATCGAGACTACGACCGAAGCTTTTGTACCCGAAACGAGTCTGGAAGAAAGGATGACCACAAGAAGACCTACTACATGGACGGCTGCACTGTCCTGGTCCAAAAAGCCAAGTTTCCATTTGAAACCTTCGACTCTTAACGTTGTTTCCTCGGAAAATACTCCAGgcgttactatcgttttaaAATCTACAACTCCGTCATCACCAATTGCAGCACCCATTGTCCATTGTGACGACGAAACACCGGCACCTGACGATCTCGTCAACTTCCCACCCGTTAGAAATcctaatttaaatatttcaatgccCTTGTCTCAACAAGAAAAGCCAACGATCGTCGAGACTTTCAATCATACAGGCTATCCAAATATCGACATCATCAGTGAGAATGATATACCAACTCCCACGTTCATCGAAGATGCTCTACTCACAAACAAAGTCGATAGCTTCGTAAACAAGATCGTCGAGTCTCTGCAGAGTAACTTTCAG GATCTCAAAGACATCGTCTACAATCGCGCTAACGGATCGACGACGtcaacgacgactacgacgtcGGTAACGAAGAGGCCAATCACCACAGTTGCTGGTAATACGACGAAAAAACCTATTAGAAGACCATCAACGACTGTCAAACCGTCACAGGTTACGACTAAAAGACCTGTTACTACGAAAAGACCTAATGTACGACCAAGCACGTCGAGACCATCTTCCGGTGAGAAACCTCGTCCATCGAAACCTACGACCTTGAAACCGAGACCATCTGTGACAACGCCCACGGTTACTACGAAGAGACCCCAGGTCACTACAAAACGTACGAAACCAAACAGAAAGCCAAGCACTGTACCTACAACTACGGCCGAGCCGATTCTCCAAGAGGAGGTAGAAGAGGTTTCGATCGATACAACGCAAACCAGTGCCTTGAATGTCGCGACCACCCTAGCATCGGATTTTCGTACAC ACATCTTTTATCAACAGAATGCGGGGTAA